In Streptomyces sp. NBC_01381, the sequence GCGTCATGTCCGTGTTGAGGACCTCGCACAGGACGAGTACGTCGTCGCCGCCGCGGATCGGGTCCGGGCAGCTGAAGACCGGCTTGAGCACGCGGTCGGAGGCGTGACCCTTGGCCTGGTTGGTGCTGGATCCGTCGAAGCCCCAGGTGGGGAGCTCGGCGCCGTCCGCGAGGATCTTCGTCTTCGAACGGAGCTTGGCGGTCGGCTCGGTGCCGTCGATCCAGATGTACTCAGCCTTGAAGGTCACGGGGCTCATCCTTAAAACGCTCGGTACGGCGCAGAACGTGCGGGTGCTGCGGTGCCGTGGTGATGCCGCGCAGCCTGCCAACAGGCGATTTCCCGCCCATTGCTCGAATGTGAACCCCGTGTTACCTGCGGTGGATGTGGCTCACTTCACGCCCCGCGCTATTTGATGACGGCGTTGGCCGCGGCTATCAGCAGCCCGATCGCCGCGTCCGCCGTGCCGAGCAGCACGGCCGAGCGCCGCCGGTAGCCCGCCCGGAGCGCGGCGAAGGTGCCCCAGCCGAGGAGGAGCGCCGCGTTCAGGAGGAGCGCCGAGCAGGTGACGGGCGGCTCGGGCCAGTCGAAGATCCCCGCGAGCACGAGCAGCGCCACGGTGGGCCAACAGGCGACGACCACCGGCCACTCGTCCATGAGCTCCCGGGCCAGCTGCCGCCACCGGTGCAGGCCCGATCCCGGCCGGTGCGTGGACATGTGGTGCGCATAGCCGTGCGCGAGGGCGGCCGTGCCGGCGGTCACCATGATCCAGGCCGCGTCGTACCAGGGTGTGTAGGCCTGGTCCTCCGAGTGCAGTGCCGCGATCAGCGCGCTGGCGAGGATCGTTCCGTATACGCCTCCGAACATCAGGCTCCGCACGGTGCGCTCCTTCCCGTTGCCCGGATCCTTCGTCCGGTCGGCGAGGTGTGGAGTGCCCAACGCTATGGAGGCGTCTGTAACGGTTTGACCGATGTTGTTCATCGGTCGGCGGTCATCTTCGAGCGTCCGCGCGGGCGCTAGCGGGACAGCGCGTCCCGTACCGCCTCGTCCGTGCGGGCCACCACCGCGGTGCCGTCCTCGGCGGTGATGATCGGGCGCTGGATGAGCTTGGGGTGTTCGGCGAGGGCCTTGATCCAGCGGGCGCGGCCCGAGGCGTCGCGCGGCCATGCCGCACGGTCCTTCAGGTTAAGGTCCTTGGCGGCCTGCTCCTGGGTGCGGGTGATGTCCCAGGGCTCAAGGCCGAGACGTTCGAGTACGTCGCTGATCTCGGCCTCCGTGGGTACGTCGTCGAGGTAGCGGCGCACGGTGTAGTCGGCGCCCTCCGCGTCGAGCAGGGTGAGCGCGCTGCGGCACTTCGAGCAGGCGGGATTGATCCAGATCTCCATGCCGCACACGCTACCCGCGACCCACCCGTCACAGCGCCCCAAAGCCCGTCTGGCCAGCGGCGATTGTCAGTGCCCGGCAGTAGAATTGAAGCAATGTTCGAGAGGTTCCCGACGGGTCTTCCGACGGGGTTCCCGACCGCGACAGGAGGATGCCTGTGCCCGCTGCCGCACTCACATCGAAGTCGAAGCGCAACGCTTCACGGCCCGTGCTGATCGACCTGACGTACGCACCACTGGAGAAGAGGCCGCTCCCGGCCGGACGGCCGCGGGAGTGGTACATCACGCACAACCGGCGCCTGAAGGCCATGCGCCTGGCGATAGCCCTGCTCGACGCGGGCGTCTACGTACCGAACCAAGCGAGCAACACGAGGATCCGCGGCATGGCGGAGGATGTGGGAATCCATCCGCCGTCGGACATCACCTGCCATATGGTGCGCGCCCTGATGCGGTACAGCCGCTGAGGCGTTGAGGTGAGCGGTACGGGTGGGGGCCCGCGGGTTCCCGCCCGTACGCGTGGTTCATGCTGGCCGCATGACACAGCAGGAATCAGCCTCGGAGCAGCCGCCCGCCGCGGGCAGGGCGGAGCAAGGCGGCGAGCTGCCGCTGCTCGTCACCGTTCAACTCCCGGACGGGGCACGGTTTCCCGTCCGCGCCCTGCGCGGCGAGAAGGCACCGGACGGTCCCGCGCCGGCCGTCCTGATCCTGCCCGCCATGGGCACACCCGCCCGCTACTACCGCGCCTTCGCACGCCAGTTGCACGCCGAGGGCCTCACCGCGCTCACCGTGGACCTGCGGGGGCAGGGCGAGAGCACCCCGCGGGTGACGGACGCCGCCGCCGTCGAGCACGGCTACGGCACGATCGTGGAGCAGGACCTGGTGGCCGTCGTCGACGCGATACGCGCCGAACTCGGCGCCGAACCCCCGCTGTTCCTCCTCGGGCACAGCCTGGGCGGCCAACTGGGCTTGGTGCACGCTGCGTTGGGGATCGGCCCGGGCGTCGACGGAGTCGCCCTCGTGGCCTCCGGATCGGTCTGGTTCCGTGCGTACGGACGGCTGCGCGGGCCCCTGCTGCTCCTCGGCCAGCTGTTCGCCGCCGCGGCGTCGACGCTGCTCGGCCGGTGGCCCGGCGTCCGGCTCGGCTTCGGCGGCAACCAGCCCAAGGGCGTCATGCGGGACTGGGCCCGCCAGGGCCGCACGGGCCGCTACTCCGCCGCCGGCTCCACCCACGACTACGAGGCCGCCTTGCGCACCCTCGACCTGCCCGTCCTCGCGGTCTCCGTCGAGGGCGACACCTGGGCTCCCGCACCCGCCCTCGACCACCTGGTCGGCAAGGTGCCGGGCGCCCGTGTCACCCGCATCCGGTACTCCAGGCAGGAGGCCGGCGGCCGCCTCGACCACTTCGCGTGGACACGCGCCGGCGGGGCACTCGCCAAGCGGGTGGCGGCCTGGGCGGGGCCGGGCGGCAGCTGACCGGCGGCTCACCGGGGGGAGGGGGCGCGTCACCCATTTGCCGTACCCGGCATGCGTACGCGCCCGTGGCGGCATTGGCTGCCCCTGAGAGGAGGCTGTTGCCGGGAGCCACCATCGGAGAGGGGAGAGGGCCATGACCACCCCGGCCGAACGCGCGCGGCTAGGCAAGGCGGCCCGCAAACGCGCGTCCCGCTCCTCGCACGGCGCATGGATACCCTCGGCCGACCGCCCCGACCCGGTGGCCGTCCTGGAACGCCAGGGCAAGGACCGCGTCCAGGAACTCCTCCCCATCCGCTACGGCAGGATGTCCGCTTCCCCCTTCGCCTTCCTGCGCGGCGCGGCCGCCGTCATGGCGGGGGACATCGCCGTCCAGCGGGACAGCGGCCTGACGGTCCAACTCTGCGGTGACGCCCACCTGTTGAACTTCGGCCTGTTCGCCTCGCCGGAACGCACCCTGCTTTTCGACCTCAACGACTTCGACGAGACCTACCCCGGCCCCTTCGAATGGGACGTCAAACGCCTGGCCGCGAGCGTCGCCGTGGCGGCCCGCGACAACGGCCACGCGGAGCCCGCCGCCCACGAGGCCGCCCTCGCGGCGGTGACGGCGTACCGGACCTCGATGCGACGCCTCGCCGGGCTCGGCGAACTCGCCGTCTGGTACGAACAGATAGACGCCCACGGCCTGTTGACGCTCATCGGCTCCACCCGCGATCGCAAGCGCCTGACGGCGACCCTCGACCGCGCGCGGCAGCGCACCAGCCTCCAGGCGCTCGGCAAGCTGACCGAGGAGGTGGACGGAGAGCGCCGCATCATCCACGATCCGCCGCTCCTGGAGCAGGTGGGCGTGCCCGACATGGCGGCGCTGCGGAAGATCTTCGGCGACTACCGCTCCACGCTCTCCGAGGAGCGCAGGCTCCTCCTCGACCGGTACCACTTCGTGGACGCGGCGCGGAAGGTGGTCGGGGTGGGCAGCGTCGGCACCCGCTGCTTCATCGTCCTGCTTGCGGGCCGCGACGCCGACGACCCGCTCTTCCTCCAGATCAAGGAGGCGCTGCGATCGGTCCTGGAGGAGCACCTGCCGCAGGGCCCCTACCGCCACCCCGGTCACCGGGTCGTCGCCGGGCAGCGGCTGCTGCAGGCCTCGGGCGACATCTTCCTGGGCTGGATGACCGGCCCCCAGGGGCGTGCCTTCTACTGGCGCCAGCTCCGCGACATGAAGGGCTCGGCGGACGTGTCGTCCATGAAGCCCTCGGAACTGTCCCGCTACGCGGGCCTGTGCGGCACGGCCCTGGCCCGTGCGCACGCCCGCTCCGGCGACCGGATCGCGATCGCCGCGTACCTGGGCGGCGCCGACACGTTCGACCGCGCCGTGGCGGATTTCGCGCTGCGGTACGTGGCCCAGAACGCGGCGGATCACTCGGCCTTGGGAGAGGCGATGGCCACGGGCGTGGTCGGGGCGGCCGAGGCCTAGCGGATCTCGTCCGGCACCACCGTCAGCCACCGCTTGTCGGCGGTGACCTTCTGGCCGAGCTCACGCTGCCGGTCGGCGTTGGTCCGCTTCATCTCGTTCAGCTGCTGCATGTACTTGTCCTTGCGGTTCACCCAGACCCGCACCCCGCCGTGCTGCACATCCGCGGAGTGGAAAAGCATCGGGCCGTCGCTCACCGGGGTGTCGCCGGCCACCAGGACGGGCTTCTTCCACTCGTCGATGTAGGTGTTGATGGCCGCCGGCTTGCCCTGGAACCAGGTCAGCGGCGCCCACAGGTTCGGCGTCAGCTCACGCCCCGCGAGCTTCTTCTGATCGAAGCGGCCCTCGGCGATCTCCTTGCGGGAGCTGGTGACTTCACCGGTCTTGCGGTCCTTGAGCTGCAGGCCGACGCCGATGACGTTCTCGGGCTTCACGTTGTAGCCGTACTTGGGGTCGGACAGGACCATCCGCACCAGGTCCTCGCTGGCCGCGCTGACGACGTACACCTCTATGCCGTGCGCCCGCAGGGACTTGTAGAGCTCCTGCATGCCGGTGAAGAACTCGGGCGCCTCGACCTCGGTCTTGGTCAGCTTGCCGTCCTCGTAGTACTCGGCCGGGATCGGCTTGTCGTAGGCGAGGAGTTCGTCGACGTACCCCTTGAGCTCCTTCAGCGTGAAACCGGAGAAGATCTGCGCGGCCCACGGATAGCAGACCTGGTCGTCGACCTCGCAGAGCCGGTTGTAGTAGCTGTACAGGCTCTCCTTGTGCTGCGCCGTGTCCTTGAAGGGGATGACCTTCAGCGACGGGTCCATCGACTTGCGGGTCAGCACCCCCTTCATCTCCAGGAAGGGCAGGAGCGCCTCCTCCAGGTCGTTGCGGTACGTCGTGTTGTCCGCGTCGAAGACGGCGTACGCACCCTTGTGGCCGTTCTCCGAGATCACCTTGCCGAGCTTCGCGGCGACCGGCTTCGGCCAGTGCGGCAGCTCGGCCGCGGTCTTGACCGAGGTGTCGGCCGCCGTCGCCTCCGTGCCCGGCCAGAGCGCCACGCCCGCGAGCACCGCCGCGGTGAGCGCGCCCGCCGTACCGAGAACCGCGAGCTTGCCCTTTGCTCCTACTGCCATGTTTCTGCCCCCTGAGAGCGGTCTGCGCCCCGTCCGGAGCGGCGGGTCATCGTACGAGGTCAGACGGCAGATTCCCATGATCGACGTCACCGGTCGTGAGGGGCATGGACCGGCCCCGCGCGGGTAGCAGCATCGAACGCTTCCGCCCCGCGCCCGGGCCCCGTGCATCGCATACTGGAACGTATGGAGACCGGCTCCCGCGAGTTCGTGCGGGCCGTCCCGCGGCTCGACGGCATGGTCGTGTCCGCGGTCGGCTACCGCACCACGGGCGAGCTGCCTGGCCTGCACCGCGGCCTGCCCTCCCCGTATCTCACCCTGATCTTCTCGTTCGACGGCCCGGTCGTCAGCGGCCTCACCCCCGAGCAGGCGGGCGGCGCCGACGCGATCAGCACGGACATCGTCCTCGGCGGTCTGCACCAGTCACCGGCGTACGTCGTCAAGCCCGAGCACGAGGCGGGCATCCAGCTCGCCGTGCATCCGCTCGCCGCCCGCGCCCTGTTCGGCGTACCGGCCGCCGAGCTCGCCGGTGACATCGTCACGTCCGGCACGGAGGTGATGGGGCGCCGCGCCGCCGACGTACGGGAGCTGCTGTGCGAGCGGGACACCTGGGAGGAGCGATTCGCCGCCCTGTCCGCCTACTTGAGGCAGCGGGTTGCCGCCGGCGACGCCCGCGGATCCGTCCGCCCCGAGGTCGCCGAGGCCTGGGCCTGGCTGGCCAGGCACCGGGGCGCGGGCACGATCGGCGGTCTCTCCCGGCACGTCGCGCTCAGCGAGCGCAGGCTCACCGCCCTCTTCCGCGCCGAGACGGGGATCGGCCCCAAGCAGGCCGCCCGCCTGATGCGCTTCCAGCGCGCGCGGAACACCGTCGTGCGCTCCGTCGCCGCGGGCGCCGCGCCCGATCTGGCGCGGGTCGCCGCGGACTGCGGCTATTTCGACCACTCCCACCTGGTGCGGGACTTCCGGCAGTACACCGGCACGAGCCCCAGCGGCTGGCTGGCCGAAGAGTGCCGGAATATCCAAGCCGGGAGCCATGGCGGAGGCGAAGAGTAGGAGCCATGAACACCACCGAGAAGCAGCAGACCCAGACCGCAGCCACCCCCGCGGGACGCGCCCCCGACGTCTGGCCGACCCTCCAGGCCCACGACGCACCCGCCCTGATCGACTTCCTCGTCGGCACGGTCGGCTTCCTGCGCACCGCCGTCTACGAGGACGGCGACCGCGTGGCCCACGCCGAGCTCGACTGGCCCGAGGGCGGGGCGATCATGCTCGGCTCGTACGACGAGAAGGCCGAGGCCTGGTGCCTCAAGCCGGGCACCTTCGGCGCGTACGTCGTCACGGACCATGTCGACGATCTCTATGGGCGCCTCACCGATGCCGGAGTGGAGATCATCCGCGAGATCGAGGACCAGCCGTACG encodes:
- a CDS encoding DUF2252 domain-containing protein, with product MTTPAERARLGKAARKRASRSSHGAWIPSADRPDPVAVLERQGKDRVQELLPIRYGRMSASPFAFLRGAAAVMAGDIAVQRDSGLTVQLCGDAHLLNFGLFASPERTLLFDLNDFDETYPGPFEWDVKRLAASVAVAARDNGHAEPAAHEAALAAVTAYRTSMRRLAGLGELAVWYEQIDAHGLLTLIGSTRDRKRLTATLDRARQRTSLQALGKLTEEVDGERRIIHDPPLLEQVGVPDMAALRKIFGDYRSTLSEERRLLLDRYHFVDAARKVVGVGSVGTRCFIVLLAGRDADDPLFLQIKEALRSVLEEHLPQGPYRHPGHRVVAGQRLLQASGDIFLGWMTGPQGRAFYWRQLRDMKGSADVSSMKPSELSRYAGLCGTALARAHARSGDRIAIAAYLGGADTFDRAVADFALRYVAQNAADHSALGEAMATGVVGAAEA
- a CDS encoding arsenate reductase family protein — its product is MEIWINPACSKCRSALTLLDAEGADYTVRRYLDDVPTEAEISDVLERLGLEPWDITRTQEQAAKDLNLKDRAAWPRDASGRARWIKALAEHPKLIQRPIITAEDGTAVVARTDEAVRDALSR
- a CDS encoding helix-turn-helix domain-containing protein; translated protein: METGSREFVRAVPRLDGMVVSAVGYRTTGELPGLHRGLPSPYLTLIFSFDGPVVSGLTPEQAGGADAISTDIVLGGLHQSPAYVVKPEHEAGIQLAVHPLAARALFGVPAAELAGDIVTSGTEVMGRRAADVRELLCERDTWEERFAALSAYLRQRVAAGDARGSVRPEVAEAWAWLARHRGAGTIGGLSRHVALSERRLTALFRAETGIGPKQAARLMRFQRARNTVVRSVAAGAAPDLARVAADCGYFDHSHLVRDFRQYTGTSPSGWLAEECRNIQAGSHGGGEE
- a CDS encoding HAD family hydrolase, which translates into the protein MAVGAKGKLAVLGTAGALTAAVLAGVALWPGTEATAADTSVKTAAELPHWPKPVAAKLGKVISENGHKGAYAVFDADNTTYRNDLEEALLPFLEMKGVLTRKSMDPSLKVIPFKDTAQHKESLYSYYNRLCEVDDQVCYPWAAQIFSGFTLKELKGYVDELLAYDKPIPAEYYEDGKLTKTEVEAPEFFTGMQELYKSLRAHGIEVYVVSAASEDLVRMVLSDPKYGYNVKPENVIGVGLQLKDRKTGEVTSSRKEIAEGRFDQKKLAGRELTPNLWAPLTWFQGKPAAINTYIDEWKKPVLVAGDTPVSDGPMLFHSADVQHGGVRVWVNRKDKYMQQLNEMKRTNADRQRELGQKVTADKRWLTVVPDEIR
- a CDS encoding VOC family protein, whose amino-acid sequence is MNTTEKQQTQTAATPAGRAPDVWPTLQAHDAPALIDFLVGTVGFLRTAVYEDGDRVAHAELDWPEGGAIMLGSYDEKAEAWCLKPGTFGAYVVTDHVDDLYGRLTDAGVEIIREIEDQPYGSREFAIADPEGNKWSFGTYRGSPRPA
- a CDS encoding alpha/beta fold hydrolase: MTQQESASEQPPAAGRAEQGGELPLLVTVQLPDGARFPVRALRGEKAPDGPAPAVLILPAMGTPARYYRAFARQLHAEGLTALTVDLRGQGESTPRVTDAAAVEHGYGTIVEQDLVAVVDAIRAELGAEPPLFLLGHSLGGQLGLVHAALGIGPGVDGVALVASGSVWFRAYGRLRGPLLLLGQLFAAAASTLLGRWPGVRLGFGGNQPKGVMRDWARQGRTGRYSAAGSTHDYEAALRTLDLPVLAVSVEGDTWAPAPALDHLVGKVPGARVTRIRYSRQEAGGRLDHFAWTRAGGALAKRVAAWAGPGGS